The Helianthus annuus cultivar XRQ/B chromosome 16, HanXRQr2.0-SUNRISE, whole genome shotgun sequence genome includes a window with the following:
- the LOC110916338 gene encoding cysteine-rich and transmembrane domain-containing protein WIH2: protein MSYYNQSQPPVGVPPPQGYPQDGYAKDAYPPPGYPPQGYPQQGYPPQQYAPQYAPPQYAQQPPQQQKQSSGCLEGCLAALCCCFLLDACF, encoded by the exons ATGAGTTATTACAATCAGTCACAACCACCCGTCGGTGTTCCTCCACCTCAAG GTTATCCACAAGACGGATATGCAAAAGATGCGTACCCTCCACCAGGGTATCCACCACAAGGCTACCCACAACAAGGGTATCCCCCTCAACAATACGCACCCCAGTACGCGCCACCCCAGTACGCGCAGCAGCCACCGCAACAACAGAAACAGAGCAGCGGTTGTCTAGAAGGCTG tTTGGCTGCTCTTTGCTGCTGCTTTCTTTTGGACGCATGCTTCTAA